The Candidatus Zymogenaceae bacterium nucleotide sequence GTATTCCGTTATCACCCTCGAGGAAATTTCCCGGACGAAGCAGTCCGGTTTCGCCGTGGGTCTCCACAGCGACGTGGTGGTTCCCTATCTCTACTCCTACGGCAGCGAGGAGCAAAAAAAGAAATGGCTCCCCAGCACCGCCACCGGGGATATCATCACCGCCGTCGCCATGACGGAGCCGAATGCGGGGTCTGATCTTGCATCGATGAGGACCACCGCCATCAAGGAAGGCAACGAGTATGTCATCAACGGTCAGAAGACCTTCATCTCCAACGGTATCCTGTGCGATCTGTGCATAGTGGCCGCCAAGACCGATCCGAAGGCTGATCCACCGTATTCCGGCATCAGCCTGCTCGTGGTGGAGGACGGCACCCCGGGCTTTATCAAGGGACAGAAGTTCGACAAGGTCGGCATGAAGAGCCAGGACACTGCGGAGCTGTTCTTCGATGATTGCCGGGTGCCCGCAAGTAACCTTCTGGGCGAAGAGGGCGGCGGATTTAAGTACCTGATGGAGAAGCTCCAGCAGGAACGGCTGTTCGCCTCCTGGGGGTCCCAGGTGATGGCGGAAGTGGCCCTTGAGGTGACCATCGATTACTGCCGCAGCCGCGAGGCCTTCGGACGGCCGATCTCCAGATTCCAGCACAACTCCTTCAAGCTTGCGGAGATGGCCACTGATATCGAGCTGGGACGGACCTTCCTGGAGAAGCTGACGCTGGACCACATGGAGCATAAGGACGTCGTCAAGCAGGTATCGATGGCGAAATACTGGGTGTGCGAGATGGCCAACCGCATCGTACAGCAAGGCGTGCAGCTCCACGGCGGATACGGCTATATGGAGGAATACCTCATCGCACGACTCTTCCGGGATATCAGGATCCATACCATCTACGCGGGTACGACCGAGGTCATGAAGCTCATCATCTCCCGCCTGATGGGCCTGTAACGGGGGCGTTTTTCCCCGAACGGGAAGGCCCGAAGCGGCCTTCGATGGACATGTACGGCCCTCCTTCGCTCAGGCGAAGGGGGGCCGTTTTCGTATAGGACCAAAGATGTTTTTCACGGCCCGATTTCGCGGGCCGGTACGATCGAAATAAAGAAGCACGGTACGCTCTTCACAGAGAGAAGCCGTGTACGAGGGATTTCAAAACGGAATCATCGCATTGATTCGGGACCTTCATTCATCCCCGGATGCGTCAGGGAAATCGGGTTGTGTGCCGGAAATGAACGCGGAGATCCCGGTCACGCACTCGCCTGTGGCGATGAGCTTCGACGCCTGTTCCGTTTCGAGAGAAAGGGCGTCCTCGAAGGGAAGATCGGAGCTCTCCCTGATGACGCGAAGCGCCGCCCGTACCGCCCGGGGGCCGTTTTGTGTGATGGTGTCCGCCATCTCACGGGCCGCCTCAAGGCACTTCCCCGGCGGGCTGATTCGGTTGACCAGCCCCAGGGCGAGCGCCTCATCGGCACGAACTTTTCGAGCGGTCAGGATCAACTCCGCACAAATCGCCGGCCCCGCAATCCGGCGGAGCGCAACGCCGCCCCCCCAGTCCGGCATCAGGCCCATGCGGACCTCGGAAAAACAGATCACCGCATCCGGATCCATAACCCGCATGTCGCACCGCATGGCAAGCTCCGCACCACCGCCGTAGGCGATGCCGTTAACGGCGGCGATAAGGGGCACCGGCAGGGATGCGAGGGCGTCCACAGCCCGGCGTATTCTCAAAAGAAGCGCCCGGGCGGTGTCGACGTCGTGCTCGCTGACGGCGGCGGAGAAATCTTGTATCTGTGGATTGTCGGGATGTACATCCATCCCCGCACAGAATGCGCCGCCGGGGGGTCCGGTGACAATGACCGCCCGGGGGAGGGGATCTTTCAAGATGCGGGCCGCCTCCTCCAAAGCACTCCACATAATTTCGTCCATGGCGTTTTTCTTGTCGGGTCGGTCGAGGGTGACCTGGGCGATGTGTTTTTCGGGGTCATGATAGGTGACAAAAACTCCGTGTTTTTTCATTATCCAGTCCTGATAAAAAAAGGGTATGGTATACCGATGCCGATCCAGATTTTAGACACCTGCGTTTTTTTGGGGAGGGAGAAAGCCTCCGGCCGGGGAGCGTGCGGGAATGTCCGCGTCATGGGCCTGCTATAGGAGCATCATGGAGTTTTTTTTCGATTCGGATTTCAGCTCGATGAGGCCGTTGAAAAAGTCGATGACGTATTGCGCCACAATATCCTTTTCCACATCCCAGGTGATGATGTGATAGGAGTCTTCCAGCCATACCATCCGGGTCAACTCCGAGGAGACGCCCGTAAGGATGATATCCGGGTTGTCAATGGGGACAACATGGTCGTTCTTCGACTGCATTAAAAGCAAGGGCGACGAGACTTTGTCAAGCCGCCGTTTCGTCTTCGCCATGAACTTGAGCATCTCCATGCCCGCCCGGATGGGGGAATGACTGTAGGTGACGAGCTGCTTTTGGGTTTCCAGGTCGCTGATATCCGGCCCGCCGCGTTTTTTCAGGGCCGGAAGAATTGTCAGGCCCGGCAGGTAGGTGAACAGGGCATAGATGAAATTTGCGAGCCTCGTATGCATTTTGATGGGTGCCGCCAGGATCGCCGCTCCCAGGGGATGGTGACCCATGCTCATCAGGTAGAGGGCCAGGGTACCCCCGGCGGACATACCAACCAGAAAGACCTCGGTATACTGCGCCTCGAGAAATTCATAGAATTCCTGTATCGTGGTGTACCAGTCCCGCCATCGTGTTTTATCCAGGTCCTGCACCCGGCAGCCATGCCCCGGAAGCCTGGGGGCGAGGACGGTAAACCCGGCCTCGTTGAGTTTTTTACCGAGATAGCGAACCTCGTAGGGGGTGGCGGTGAAGCCGTGTATCAACAAACATGCGTATTCCCCTCCCTGGAAGAAGAAGGGTTCGGAGCCTTTCATGTACTTCGATTTCATGGAAGATATCCGTTTGTAACGTCGTTTCAGAGAGGGATGCCCATGCACACTTTTCGCCGGATGTCGGCTTATTTCAACGAGGCGCCGCCCGTTCGGAAAAACCGGGAAAAAATCCTTGCGACCAATAACGTTTAATAATAATATAAAGACCTTAACAATGCAAGATAAAGGAGTGTCACATGCCTGTATATCTGCCGATCATCGTCGTACTGGCGGTGCTGGTGCCGCTGCTCGTTTATTTTGAAATCAAGAAGCAAAAAAAGTGGATCTACGTCCTCAAGCCGATATGTACGGTATTGATCATCACAGCAGCTCTTTTGTCCCTCACCCTGCCGGGACACGTACGGATTTATACCCTCTCCATCGTGCTGGGTCTTTTACTCTCCCTGGTGGGAGACATTTCCCTGATGTTCCAGGAGCATAAAAAACCCTTCATGGTGGGACTGGTATTCTTTCTCTTGGCCCACGTGGTGTACGGTATCGTTTTTCTGAAGTTCGCCGGGATCACCTCCTCATGTTACGTCTTCGGGGCGATATTTCTGGCGCTGGGGGTCGCCATATATATCTTTTTCTATCCGGGTCTTGGCACGATGAAGGGTCCGGTGGCGGCGTACATCCTTATTATCACGTTCATGGTAACGAGTGCGGGGTCGACCCTTTCGGCGTCATCGTTCCCCCGACCTGCGGCGATTCTCGTGACCATCGGGGGTATCCTGTTTTGGTTCTCGGACGTGATTCTCGCCACCAATCGATTTCGGATACCGATGAAATACAACCGGCTTTCCCTTATACCCTATTTCACCGGGCAGCTTCTCATCGCCCTGTCGACCCATCTCTTCGGATCATAACGGAGGTCGCAGGCGACGGTCCGGCCGCACATCGATATACGCCCGAATGGGGCGGAACTGACATTCTTATATCGCAAACAGAGGGAGGGGGATATGTGTGATACCATTGTCGCCACCGCGAGCGCAACCGCCGACGGCTCGGTGCTGTTCGGAAAAAACAGCGACCGGGAGCCCAATGAGGCCCAACCCATCGAGTACCACCCGGCGAAGGAATACAAAAAGGGCGAGAGCCTTCGCTGCACCTATATAGAGATTCCCCAGGTGCAAAAGACCAGGGCTGTGCTCATCAGCAGACCCGCGTGGATATGGGGGGCGGAGATCGGGACGAACGAGTCCGGGGTGTCCATCGGCAACGAGGCGGTATTCACGAAACTCACCATGAGCCTTGAAAAACGGCTTTTGGGCATGGATCTGTTGCGGCTGGCCCTGGAGCGGGCGGACACGGCGGAGGATGCACTGACCGTGATCACGAAGCTCCTTTCCGAGTACGGTCAGGGGGGACCGTGCGGGTTCGAGGACAAGAAGCTCGCCTATCATAATTCCTTCATCATCGCAGATCCAAACGAGGCGTGGGTGCTGGAGACCGCCGACACGTACTGGGCGGCCCTGAAGGTGGACGGGGTCTATTCCATCTCAAACGGGATTACCATCGGGAATAGATTAGACAAGGCGTCTCCGGGCCTGGTGGAGCACGCGATCGAGGAGGGATGGTGTAAATCGGAGGACGATTTTCATTTCGGCCGATGTTATTCGGACTGGTTCTTCACGACGTTTTCCATGTGCAAGCCGAGGGGCAGCCGCTCGTTTCAGCTCCTTGAGAAGGCGGCGCCGAAGATCACGCCGGGCGATATGATGA carries:
- a CDS encoding lysoplasmalogenase, which translates into the protein MPVYLPIIVVLAVLVPLLVYFEIKKQKKWIYVLKPICTVLIITAALLSLTLPGHVRIYTLSIVLGLLLSLVGDISLMFQEHKKPFMVGLVFFLLAHVVYGIVFLKFAGITSSCYVFGAIFLALGVAIYIFFYPGLGTMKGPVAAYILIITFMVTSAGSTLSASSFPRPAAILVTIGGILFWFSDVILATNRFRIPMKYNRLSLIPYFTGQLLIALSTHLFGS
- a CDS encoding alpha/beta fold hydrolase gives rise to the protein MKSKYMKGSEPFFFQGGEYACLLIHGFTATPYEVRYLGKKLNEAGFTVLAPRLPGHGCRVQDLDKTRWRDWYTTIQEFYEFLEAQYTEVFLVGMSAGGTLALYLMSMGHHPLGAAILAAPIKMHTRLANFIYALFTYLPGLTILPALKKRGGPDISDLETQKQLVTYSHSPIRAGMEMLKFMAKTKRRLDKVSSPLLLMQSKNDHVVPIDNPDIILTGVSSELTRMVWLEDSYHIITWDVEKDIVAQYVIDFFNGLIELKSESKKNSMMLL
- a CDS encoding enoyl-CoA hydratase/isomerase family protein; amino-acid sequence: MKKHGVFVTYHDPEKHIAQVTLDRPDKKNAMDEIMWSALEEAARILKDPLPRAVIVTGPPGGAFCAGMDVHPDNPQIQDFSAAVSEHDVDTARALLLRIRRAVDALASLPVPLIAAVNGIAYGGGAELAMRCDMRVMDPDAVICFSEVRMGLMPDWGGGVALRRIAGPAICAELILTARKVRADEALALGLVNRISPPGKCLEAAREMADTITQNGPRAVRAALRVIRESSDLPFEDALSLETEQASKLIATGECVTGISAFISGTQPDFPDASGDE
- a CDS encoding acyl-CoA dehydrogenase family protein — translated: MSLLEKLYTEDHRIYREALRKYLADNVTPYADQWEEEGIVPRQAWKDFGAQGFLCSWLPEEYGGSGVGFEYSVITLEEISRTKQSGFAVGLHSDVVVPYLYSYGSEEQKKKWLPSTATGDIITAVAMTEPNAGSDLASMRTTAIKEGNEYVINGQKTFISNGILCDLCIVAAKTDPKADPPYSGISLLVVEDGTPGFIKGQKFDKVGMKSQDTAELFFDDCRVPASNLLGEEGGGFKYLMEKLQQERLFASWGSQVMAEVALEVTIDYCRSREAFGRPISRFQHNSFKLAEMATDIELGRTFLEKLTLDHMEHKDVVKQVSMAKYWVCEMANRIVQQGVQLHGGYGYMEEYLIARLFRDIRIHTIYAGTTEVMKLIISRLMGL
- a CDS encoding C69 family dipeptidase — its product is MCDTIVATASATADGSVLFGKNSDREPNEAQPIEYHPAKEYKKGESLRCTYIEIPQVQKTRAVLISRPAWIWGAEIGTNESGVSIGNEAVFTKLTMSLEKRLLGMDLLRLALERADTAEDALTVITKLLSEYGQGGPCGFEDKKLAYHNSFIIADPNEAWVLETADTYWAALKVDGVYSISNGITIGNRLDKASPGLVEHAIEEGWCKSEDDFHFGRCYSDWFFTTFSMCKPRGSRSFQLLEKAAPKITPGDMMTILRDHGEGDGEFRPERGFFMNKVCMHAANGLSRNSQSTASMVSHLTGGINTHWVTGTSAPCTSVFKPFFFEAKELPGGTGDVGETYSEDSAWWRHERLHRAVLRDYPTMIKTYREERDGLEESFIAEATEAVDGSSKGGAAKKGAALRDLSRSCFKRANDAEETWTKRVEATKIEKRAGGSFGSYWKKQNRKAKIPGMS